The Limnospira fusiformis SAG 85.79 genomic interval AATACTGGCCCGATGACGGGGGTTTGTATTCCCGAAAATCCGGTGATGGTGTCGAAGAGTGATAACCCTAAGCGCAAATTAGCCTACACTTGGGAATTAATCCAAGTGGGAGATCATCAACCTACTTGGGTGGGAATTAATACGAGTCTTCCTAATCGAATTGTGGCGATCGCTTTGCAAAAACGCTTATTTTCTCAGTTGGGGGGATATACAAAGGTGAGGCGAGAAGTTAAATATGGCGTGGGGGGGAAAAGTCGGGTTGATTTTCTGTTAGAAGGAGACGACCAACTGATTTATCTGGAGGTGAAAAATACTACCTGGTGTCAGGGGGATGTGGCTTTATTTCCTGATACGGTAACTGAGAGAGGACAAAAACATTTAAGGGAGTTAATTGATATTGTGAAGGGTGGCGATCGGGCGGTAATGTTGTATTTTATTAATCGTGGAGATTGTCCGAAATTCGCGCCCGGAGATGCAGGAGACCCGGTTTATGGGAGTTTATTTAAGGAGGCGATCGCGGCGGGAGTCGAAATTATGCCCTGTCGTTTTGATGTGACTCCCCAAGGGTTTAAATATTTGGGATTAGCGGAGTTATTGACGGCTAATTAAAGGGGATAATTATCAGGGGTTTTGATGTATAATCACCCCTGATAAGGCTATTTAACGGGCGGTTAAGTTAACATCCCGGAGACGCTGGCTGAGAAATTTACAGATTTCCCAAAGGATTTGGGGGCGCTGGGTTACTAGACTGACAAAACGGGTTTTTTCTAAGGTGAGTAAAACACAATGTTCAGCAGCGATCGCATTAGCGGATCGCAAAAAGTCTTCAAACAAAGAAATCTCGCCAAAATGTTGACCTTCCTCTAATAGGGCTAACTGTTTTTCCTCCCCTTCAACTTCTCGGACAATGCGGACTTTTCCCTTGACGATAATATAAAAACGTTCCCCCATAGTCCCCTCAGAAAAGATAATTTCTCCGGGTAAATATTCGGCGGACTCCAAAGCATTATCAATCAGCAAAATTTCATCTAAGGACAAGGTTTGAAATAGGGAAACATTTTTGAGTAACAGTAAGCGGTCAATCATAAAATTCTCCGAAATTGATAACTGCTGGGGTTGGAAGACTAAAGATTGGGCAATTTTACGGATAATGGGGTCAGGGTCAGATTTAGCGATCGCCCCAGGAATACCCGCAAAAGCCATCAAAGCCCCCATTTTTAACCAATGATTTGGGGTGTCTAAAACCTCCAACAAAACCGAGTATTTTTTTATCTCAGAACTCCCATTATAAGCCTTAACATTTTCTCCGGTTGCCATAGTTTCTAACAGTGGCATTAAAGGACGAATAAACCGCCCTTGCCTCAAAGAACCCAAAGTTTCGACGGCATGAGAACGCGCCCTTTTATCGGAACTTGATAACAAGACTTTAGCGGCATTTACAGTGGATTCTTGCCCCAAACTAGAGAGGATATAAAAGACTCTTTCAATCATAGAATTTTGGTAGTCTATGATAGCGACTTGCAACATTTCAAAGAGGGGGTCATCAGCATCAAAATGTAGTTGCCATATCCGGGTACGACTAATCAATTTTAAGTCCGGCTGGATAAAATTATAAAGAATATTCTCAGCGGTTTTTGTCCGCACCCAACCAATAGCTACAATCGCCGATCGCACGACTTCAGGACGGGAGGAAAACAGGTAATCCCGCGATACTGCTAATCCTTGATCACCATAAAAACTGAGAGTTTTAGCCGCCTGTTGTCTGACGGCGATATCCTCATCTTCCAAGGCGCGAGAAACTTGGATCAACCATTGTTGATCATGAATTTGTTGGAGAACCTGTAAAGCTGCTATTCTGACGGTAGGGCGATCGTGATTAAGTTCAGAGGCGGCAATTTGTCCGCATTTAATAGGTTCATAATCGCACAATTCCACCAAAGCCAATAAACCCTTACGCTTAATATCTGGGGGTGCATTTTTCAGGACTTCTGTTAACAGAGGAATTAGTTGAGGGTTACGACTTTCCCCCGCCGCCCTTAATAATGCTCTCCGGGTGGTAATATCGGGTTGAGTCGGACAAACTTGGTGATAAAGTTCTTGAATTGAGCCATCAATTTCGGTCTGAGAAATAGCGACACAAGCTAAGGCGCGCACTTCGGGACTTTCATCATGTAATAAGGTTTGTAGGCGACTCGCAGACAGAGGGGAACCTGTGGCGATATACAATTCTAAAGCCATGCTGCGGACTTTAGGCTTAGGGGAAGATAGGAGGCTTTTAAATTCCAGGTTATTACCCATATTTTTAGTAGTAAATAACCGAATGACAGCCCGACGCACTTGGTCATCAGCATTGACCCAAATATTTTCAATATCAGATGAAAAATCCCTAGGGTTTTCGAGATAAGGGAGTAACTCCAATCCTAATACTTGATTTTGCGGGTTCTTATCCTGAAGAAGCTGGCGCACTTCTGGGCGATATTTACTGGAGAGATACAAGCCATCTCCCACCCTACTTAGGTTAACTGACCCTGACCGTAACATTCCCAAAAGTGATTGGACATAGCTTTTTCCGGTGAAGTAACCAATAACTACTAAGAAACCACTGAGAATTACTCCTACCCACACGACTTGATAGGGGTTAATCCATCCCAAAAATACCATTAAAATTATGCCAGCTATAGATTGCCCTAATGGGGAAAATAAACCCTCTCCCCACACGCGCAACCTAC includes:
- a CDS encoding HEAT repeat domain-containing protein; translated protein: MRLIRLIRQKLRLRKSGSQTKLLIHFVLLGFTIMVAQAIGMTLGRSLFLAKAGAESLPLFFIIMPLILMVVSGGFTAIIDRFNRPRLFRIVLAVAAVLIIGIRLFINLDLIPIYFTLYIVIWLIYILQFRIEFWTLLSDYFTNLELKEYTAIIYLGTTAGYLLGSILVALISDFVTLENQLLLLPICYGISIGQIYYLEAHQTPLPTEYQKPKTQKSNLSETWQTLTKLSRHYPIIIFLIANVFGTALVRGIGEFQYSTIYRQEFPDKQELATFLGYITAALTAIQFLIISVGTTPLIKKLGVPRTNLVYPVMLLGSFLGLIFSYNLTAAMGMQLTYRALFYSIFLPLTNLNYNAVPARFGGRLRVWGEGLFSPLGQSIAGIILMVFLGWINPYQVVWVGVILSGFLVVIGYFTGKSYVQSLLGMLRSGSVNLSRVGDGLYLSSKYRPEVRQLLQDKNPQNQVLGLELLPYLENPRDFSSDIENIWVNADDQVRRAVIRLFTTKNMGNNLEFKSLLSSPKPKVRSMALELYIATGSPLSASRLQTLLHDESPEVRALACVAISQTEIDGSIQELYHQVCPTQPDITTRRALLRAAGESRNPQLIPLLTEVLKNAPPDIKRKGLLALVELCDYEPIKCGQIAASELNHDRPTVRIAALQVLQQIHDQQWLIQVSRALEDEDIAVRQQAAKTLSFYGDQGLAVSRDYLFSSRPEVVRSAIVAIGWVRTKTAENILYNFIQPDLKLISRTRIWQLHFDADDPLFEMLQVAIIDYQNSMIERVFYILSSLGQESTVNAAKVLLSSSDKRARSHAVETLGSLRQGRFIRPLMPLLETMATGENVKAYNGSSEIKKYSVLLEVLDTPNHWLKMGALMAFAGIPGAIAKSDPDPIIRKIAQSLVFQPQQLSISENFMIDRLLLLKNVSLFQTLSLDEILLIDNALESAEYLPGEIIFSEGTMGERFYIIVKGKVRIVREVEGEEKQLALLEEGQHFGEISLFEDFLRSANAIAAEHCVLLTLEKTRFVSLVTQRPQILWEICKFLSQRLRDVNLTAR
- the sfsA gene encoding DNA/RNA nuclease SfsA → MSESLIYSLGELYEGVLIKRYKRLIADIKLNSGEVIVAHCPNTGPMTGVCIPENPVMVSKSDNPKRKLAYTWELIQVGDHQPTWVGINTSLPNRIVAIALQKRLFSQLGGYTKVRREVKYGVGGKSRVDFLLEGDDQLIYLEVKNTTWCQGDVALFPDTVTERGQKHLRELIDIVKGGDRAVMLYFINRGDCPKFAPGDAGDPVYGSLFKEAIAAGVEIMPCRFDVTPQGFKYLGLAELLTAN